AATGGCAACAAATTTGTTTGTCGAGCTATTGATAACAGAATGGGTGGTTTTATGATTGCTGAAGTAGCTAGGCTTTTAAAAGAAAATAAAAAGAAATTACCTTTTGGTTTGTATATTACTAATTCCGTTCAAGAAGAAATTGGTCTTAGAGGTGCCGAAATGATTACCAATACCATCAAACCTAATGTTGCCATTATCACTGATGTTTGTCACGACACAACCACCCCGATGATTGAGAAAAAAATTGAAGGTGATTTACAAATGGGCAAAGGACCTGTAATTGCTTATGCTCCAGCGGTACATAATACTTTAAGAGATTTGATTGTTTCAACAGCTGAAAATAATAAAATCCCTTTTCAACGTCATGCCACTTCTAGAGCAACAGGAACTGACACTGATGCATTTGCTTATAGTAACGGTGGTGTAGCTTCTGCTTTAATTTCATTACCGCTACGTTATATGCATACCACTGTTGAGATGGTTCATAGAGAAGATGTTGAAAACGTAATTAAATTAATTTACGAAAGTTTACAAAAAATAGAAAACAACGATTCGTTTTCCTATTTCAAATAATTCCAAAAAAAAAGCATCCCAATCAAATTGGGATGCTTTTAACTTTCGCATGGCTGCGAAAGCAATCAACCTAAACTTATAATTTTAAATCTACAGTAATTGCCAAATTGTTATTTGACACTTTGGTACTTTTTACTGAACGATTGATTTTGTCAAAATTTAGTGGATATACTTCATTACTAATAGCACTTTCAATGATTTGATTGTCCTCTGTAATTTGGTCCACAACTGTTGAAGCAATTGTTATTGGCTGAATACTTACTTCATTAGTTTCAATAATCAATTTGTCTTCAGTAATAACTTCTTCTTCCGTTTTGATGTAAGTTGTTTTAAGAACAGTATTTGGATTAAAAATTACTGTGTCTTCTGCGGTGTTTTCTCCTCTAGTGTTTACTGCTTCATTTACACAAGCTAACTGATTTTGTTGAGCGATGTCTACGTTCAAAGTAGTTACTTCTTGTTGGTTTAAATCTTGAGTTTTAAACTCATTTGTTGCTTTTGCATTTGTAGTGAAAGTTAAAGCAACTAGTCCTAAAAAAATAATTGTTGATTTCATAATGATTGATTTTTTATTGATGATGATTATATTGTTATTAATATCCTATGCAAATATATATCTAAAAACAAGTATCTTGTATTGCATAGTACTTATATTTAACAAAATTTTAACTTTTAGTAAATCGCATCTATTTGATTTTAAGGAAAAAGCACCGATTGAATTATCAATCGGTGCTTCTAGATTCTTTTAGACTTGATTCAGATAGTCCAAAGCTTCTTGTGATTTGGAGAACTCTGCATATTGTTTTGCTGTTCGTCCTCTTTCATCTTGTTTGTCTTTATCTGCTCCTTTTGCTATTAAATATTTAAGAATATCAACTTTGTTATAGCGAGCAGCAAACATTAATGGTGTTAAACCATTTGACATTTCATTTACATCGGCTCCGTACTCAATGAATTTTTTAACAGTTGCTAAATCTCCTTTATAAATAGCTGTGCATAAAGGGGTGTTGTCATAATTCACAACTTCTTTTGAAATTGGAAAAGTTGTCACATTAGATGCTAATGAAACATTAGCGAAAGCTACTAGAGCTAAACCTGCAAAAATGATTGTTTTCTTCATGATGATTGATTTTAAAAGTTATTGATTAACGAGTAAGACGATAGCCAACTAATTTTCGTTACAACAAGAAATTAACAATAACATTTATTTAACATAAGGCATAAAAAAAGCCACGCATAACGTGGCACTAGTTAGTATTATTATCTTCATTTAGGATTTTAGAAACTGTAAAACGTTATTCTCAATGCGTTCATATATATTAGTAATATCAGCTTTGATAAAGTTTTCTCCAAGAATGTTTTCATATAATTCGATGTAGCGTTCTGAAACAGACTCTATGTATTCATCTGTCATATTGGGAATTTGTTGCCCTTGTTTACCTTGGAATCCATTTTCAATTAACCATCTACGAACAAATTCTTTGGATAATTGCTTTTGTTCTTCTCCTCTATCTTGTCTTTCTTGATAGCCTTCTGCATAGAAATATCGAGAAGAATCGGGAGTGTGGATCTCATCTATTAAAACTATTTTACCTTCTTTGGTTTTACCAAATTCATATTTCGTATCTACTAAAATCAAACCTCTGCTAGCTGCAATTTCTGTTCCTCGTTGGTAAAGGGCTCTTGTATATTTTTCTAATATCAAATAGTCTTCTTCAGAGACAATACCTTTTTCTAAAATAGCTTCACGCGAAATATCTTCATCATGGGAACCATTATCCGCTTTAGTGGTTGGGGTTATAATTGGGGTTGGGAACTGATCATTTTCTTTTAGTCCATCAGGCATGTTTACTCCACAAATAATTCTTTTTCCTAAAGCATACTCACGAGCTGCATGACCTGAAAGATAACCTCTTATCACCATTTCAACTTTAAACGGTTCACAAAGATGTCCAATTGCAACATTAGGATCAGGTGTTGCAATAAGCCAATTAGGCACAATGTCTTGTGTGAGATGCATGAACTTCGTAGCGATTTGATTTAGAATTTGCCCTTTATAAGGAATGCCTTTGGGTAAAACGACATCAAAAGCGGAAAGTCTATCTGTGGCTATCATAACTAAAAGTTCGTCATTGATATTATAGACTTCACGGACTTTGCCTCGATAAACGGATTTCTGTTTAGGGAAATGAAAATTGGTTGTAGTTATTGTATTCATTATATAG
The window above is part of the Flavobacterium sp. N1994 genome. Proteins encoded here:
- a CDS encoding M42 family metallopeptidase, with product MAAKSILTKSSLSFLETYLNNASPTGYESNGQKIWMNYLKPYVDTFITDTYGSAVGVINPDAKYKVVIEGHSDEISWYVNYITSDGLIYVIRNGGSDHQIAPSKRVNIHTKNGIVKGVFGWPAIHTRNRGKEESATLHNIFIDCGCSTKEEVEKLGVHVGCVITYPDEFMILNGNKFVCRAIDNRMGGFMIAEVARLLKENKKKLPFGLYITNSVQEEIGLRGAEMITNTIKPNVAIITDVCHDTTTPMIEKKIEGDLQMGKGPVIAYAPAVHNTLRDLIVSTAENNKIPFQRHATSRATGTDTDAFAYSNGGVASALISLPLRYMHTTVEMVHREDVENVIKLIYESLQKIENNDSFSYFK
- a CDS encoding ankyrin repeat domain-containing protein, translating into MKKTIIFAGLALVAFANVSLASNVTTFPISKEVVNYDNTPLCTAIYKGDLATVKKFIEYGADVNEMSNGLTPLMFAARYNKVDILKYLIAKGADKDKQDERGRTAKQYAEFSKSQEALDYLNQV
- a CDS encoding phosphoribosylaminoimidazolesuccinocarboxamide synthase, which gives rise to MNTITTTNFHFPKQKSVYRGKVREVYNINDELLVMIATDRLSAFDVVLPKGIPYKGQILNQIATKFMHLTQDIVPNWLIATPDPNVAIGHLCEPFKVEMVIRGYLSGHAAREYALGKRIICGVNMPDGLKENDQFPTPIITPTTKADNGSHDEDISREAILEKGIVSEEDYLILEKYTRALYQRGTEIAASRGLILVDTKYEFGKTKEGKIVLIDEIHTPDSSRYFYAEGYQERQDRGEEQKQLSKEFVRRWLIENGFQGKQGQQIPNMTDEYIESVSERYIELYENILGENFIKADITNIYERIENNVLQFLKS